Proteins encoded in a region of the Benincasa hispida cultivar B227 chromosome 2, ASM972705v1, whole genome shotgun sequence genome:
- the LOC120070542 gene encoding uncharacterized protein LOC120070542 yields MENGGAVSSETQQGASYTYWVREARKDAAPLPVPRKLSADDILASQASQPPTLGSVWNRAGTWEEKNLNKWASDRMKELLMSVASLEFSNGKAEIADVSKCVGDAFLVTVRNKKRVGYTYEFTLKIKGEWTIRQEKKMVKGHIDVPEFSFGELDDLQMDVRLSEEKDLLGEDKLQICQDLKRFLQPVREKLLQFEQELKER; encoded by the exons ATGGAAAATGGAGGAGCTGTTTCGTCAGAGACCCAACAGGGGGCTTCTTACACCTATTGGGTTAGGGAAGCGCGGAAAGATGCAGCTCCACTTCCTGTCCCTCGTAAGCTCTCTGCTGATGATATTCTCGCTTCTCAGGCGTCTCAGCCTCCTACCCTTGGCTCCGTTTGGAATCGG GCTGGAACTTGGGAAGAGAAGAACTTGAATAAATGGGCAAGTGATAGAATGAAG gAGTTGCTAATGTCAGTGGCCTCCTTGGAGTTCTCCAATGGTAAAGCAGAAATAGCGGATGTATCAAAATGTGTTGGGGAT GCCTTTTTAGTGACTGTCCGTAATAAGAAACGCGTTGGTTATACATATGAATTCACATTGAAAATTAAAG GTGAGTGGACTATACGACAGGAGAAAAAGATGGTGAAGGGGCATATAGATGTCCCAGAATTCTCATTCGGTGAGCTAGATGACTTGCAG ATGGACGTGAGACTGAGCGAAGAGAAAGACCTTCTAGGTGAGGATAAGTTGCAGATTTGCCAAGATTTGAAGCGATTTTTGCAGCCTGTTCGTGAAAAGTTGCTTCAATTCGAACAGGAACTCAAAGAAAGATAA